One Candidatus Dadabacteria bacterium genomic window, CCGCAGACCTGTCTGGTGAAGTCAATGGCTTCATCACATCTGATTGAGCGTGGAGCCAGCATGTTTCCCGCTTGGTTGCACGATCATGGACTCGGGTCCGACTTGAGGAATTCCCGTCGCCCAAATCTTTCCACTGCGGCAGAAAATTACCTCAAACGTATTGGTGCGGGTGTCGAGGATCTTTTTCATTGTGTTCTTTCCGTGCTCCATGATCCAGTATACAGCGAAGCAAATGCCGACGGGCTTCGTATGGGATGGCCGCGCATTTCGCTTCCAGGCTGGCCGGACGGCAAAGCTGATGGTGCTGCAGCAACCTTTGCGGATTTAACGACAAGGGGTCGGGCGATTGCAAGCTTGCTTGATCCCGATGTACCTGTTCCAGGTGTTACGCAAGGCCCACTGCGTCCAGAGTTTGCAGCTATAGCCGTTCCGACTACGATAGACGGGCGCAACATGACAGGCGAGGATTTTGCGGTGACGGCGGGATGGGGTTATTGCGGCCAAGGAAATGCAGTCGTGCCTGGTCAAGGTACATATGTGGAAAGGCCTTTCACACAATCAGAACGTGCGGTTTTAGGTGATAAACAATCGGCACTCGGCGAAACGACATTCGATGTCTATCTTAACGCTAGGGCTTTCTGGAGTAATGTTCCTCATGCAGTTTGGAATTACAGACTCGGCGGTTATCAAGTGCTTAAGAAATGGCTTTCTTATCGAGAACATGGTGTCCTCGACCGTGCGCTTTCACCCACGGAGGTTCAGCATTTCTCGGATATGGCACGGCGGATAGAGGCTATGATTTTGACAGGTTACCTAAGTGCGTGTTAAGGAAATATTAATAGAGAAGTGCTAAGCAGAAATCCTAACACAATGAGGTAACATCCGATGAGCACACCAGAAGCATTTATTTCTTATTCATGGGATGATGACGATCATAAAGACTGGGTTGCCAAATTAGCTACTGAGCTTCGCAACGACGGGGTTGATACGATCTTGGATCAATGGCATACAGTCTTGGGTGATCAATTACCATCTTTCATGGAGAAAGAGATTCGAGAGAATGACTATGTATTAATCATCTGCACTCCAAATTATAAGTTGAAGTCAGATGAAAGGAAAGGCGGTGTAGGCTATGAGGGAGATATGATGACCGCTGAGTTGCTTAATAAAGGTAATCATCGCAAATTTATTCCTGTTCTTGCAAGAGGTACGTGGGAAGAATCCGCTCCGACATGGCTAAAGGGAAAATTCTACGTTGATCTGAGTACTGAGAAAATGTACAGAAAAAACTATCCCGATCTTACCGCTACATTGCTTGGAACACGACATGTTGCTCCACCACTACGAAAGTCGTCTCAACCTGTCCATTCGAAGCCACCTGCAGACACACTGCTTAACGAATCAGTAAAAATCCTTGGTGTTATTGTTGATGAGGTGACTGAACCAAAATTGGATGGTACCCGAGGCTCCGCACTTTACATTGTGCCGTTTCTACTTAACCGTGTTCCGTCATTGTTATGGTCCGAGATATTCATAGATACTTGGAATCGGCCACCAAGTTTTACCACCATGCATCGCCCGGGAATCGCAAGCGTACAGGGTGCGAAAATCATTCTGAATGGTACAACCATTGAAGAAGTTAAAAGGTATCACCGCGATACATTAGTTGACTGTGTTAATGTGGTAAATCAGGAAGAAAAAAAGCTTCTTGAGCGCAAGCGGAGAGAACAAGAGTTACGTCGCCAACAGGTGGAAGAACATCGTAAAAGAGTCAAAGACGCATCAGAAGACCTGTCCTTTGATTAGCAGGTCTCGGTCCAGTAATTGAGGGCCAACTGGTTGTATTGGTTCTAATGTCGTACCATAAAAATCAAGTGCTTCAGTGGCATTGGTGCTTGTCTTTTCGATCTCTCAATTTACCTTGAGAGAATGAGTCAGAAAGAAGAAACTTCCTGAAGTTCCGGCTACTGTATGGTCTTTTTATCCGGTTCATAACCCCGAACGGGGATTGGCGAAGCATGATGAAAGATCATAAGCCATCTGCCGTCCTGCTTCTCGAATATGTTGGTTGACTGAGAGAGGTTAAACATGACCGGATCCCTTTTTATGTATACCATCTCCTGAAGACAGGTAACCCAGGCGATATTGTCGCTTATATCCACGGTCACGTTTGAGATGCTGATGTCAACCTGATCCTCAGGATCAAAAACGCTTTCCCAGCTCTGCCGTATGGCTTCCCAGTTGCGAAGAGCGGTCCATCCCGGATGGACGCAGCCAGACCTTGAATCTTTTACCCAAATCTCTCCCATCAGCTCCAGATTTCTGGTCCCCAGAGCCTCGTAAAAAAGGCTGTTGATACTGAGTATTTCTTCGCTGTCTTTCTCCACGGCCATCGTCTTGCTCCTGAGTAATTTTACCGGAAAAGGTCTAAAATTCTGCCGAACTGCGAGAATATGTCTTCGCGCATCCTCATAATGTCGTTATACAGTGCCGCCGCCATGATGAAAATCAGAAAGGAAAACCCGATTCGCTGGGTTATCTCTAGGGTTTTTATGCTGAGCGGTTTTCTTTTTATTTTCTCAATCGCCAGATAAAGCAGATGTCCTCCGTCGAGCATCGGTATCGGGAGGAGGTTTATCAGCGCGAGGTTTATGCTTATAAGCGAGGTGAACTGAAGGAGGTTCGATATGCCGCTTTGAGCGACATCTCCCGACACCTTCGCTATCAGGAGCGGTCCCGCTACCGTTTTTCCCGCTGTCGCAAGCGCTATTTTTCCTGTTACGAGCTTGAACAGGAATCCGAAGAAAAGAATGGTGATCTCAACTGTCATACGCGCCGCTTCTGCTATTCCCCTGCTAAGCGATTCAAAGAAACCGTATTTTTTAAGCACCCTGTCTGTGCTTGGGGTGATGCCGATTATGTAGCGTTCGATGTCTTCTTGCATTTCCGCCGCCAGGCGAAAATGCATTTTCTCTTCCCCACGTTCAATCGTGAAATCAAGTTCTTTGCCTCTGCTTTCGGCTATTATGTCCGACATATGGTTCCAGTCCGTAACCTCTACGCCGTCTATTGCCTTGATGCTGTCTCCCGGACGTATCCCCGCTCTCCAGGCGGGGCGGTCCTCAGCCACCTCCGCTATGGTTGCCTCTATGGGCCTTGCGAATCCGGTTTCTACCCTACCATCGGAACCGGCTTCGGCGAAAAGGGTGAGAGTCCTGGTTTCGCTTCCGGTTCTCACCTTGAATTCAAGCAGCGAATCGGGATTTGAGTGAACAGCCACGTTCACATCTTTCCAGTCTTTGACCTCTTTTCCGTTTATGCTGAGTATCCTGTCACCCGCGGCGAATCCCGAGAGATGGGCAGGAGAGTCTTTCCTTACGTAAGTTATGTCAGGAGGATCTTCCAGATAACCTGAGACACTTATGCCGAACATGAACACAAGGGGCATGAAGAAAAAAGGAATTATGAAATTCATAGCGGGCCCAGCTATGACCACCAGGAATCTGTCTGTAAGAGACTTGCCGGAAAACCCCCTGTGGTAGTCCTTTTCGTAGTAAGCCTCTATATTGTAAAGGGCCGAACCGCTGACGGTGAGAGTGTAGACTTTCCCATCTCTTTCAACTTCAAGTTCTTTTTCCTGGTGCGGGTCTGACTTTAGCGCATAGAGAAGCTTTTCCCAGCTTCCATACTGCTCAAGACTGAATCCTTTTATCCCGGTAATTCTGTCCCCTGAGGCAAGTGGCGACTCAGTGTCTGCAACGCTTTCGACAATTACGTTATCTTCCTTGCCCTCACCGTACATCTTCACGTATCCGCCGAGGGGAAGGGCCGAAATCAGGTATTCCGTTTCGCCTCTTACGAAAGAAACGAGTTTCGGGCCGAAACCTAGAGAAAACTTCTCGACCCTGATATTGCTTCTTTTCGCGAGCAGAAAATGCCCCAGCTCATGAAAAAAGACCAGAATTCCTATTACGAAAATAAAAGCCAGAATAGTAGTCATCACTAAGAAAGAAGGCTCTCCATTATAGAACCGGCGGTGCTCCTAGACCACCTGTCCGCCTCTAATATATTGTCAAGACATCCCGAGTCAAGTTTGTCGTGACGCTCGAGAGTTTCCCTGACTATCGGGATTATATCGGTGAATTTTATTGTCTCGTCAAGAAATGCCGTTACTGCCACTTCATTCGCGGCGTTTAGCACGGTTGGATAAGTGCCGCCCATTCTGAGACATTCAATTGCGATCGCGGGAGCCTCGAATTTATCTGTGTCTAGCTTCTCAAACGTGATGTCCGAGAGGTCGTCCGGCGAGGCGTCGGGGCGCCCGAGATCGAGTCTCTCGGGATAGGAGAGTGCTTGGGCTATCGGTATTTTCATGTCGGAGGCGGAAAGATGGGTTATGAACGAGCCGTCAACATATTCAAGGATTGAATGCACAATGCTCTGGGGGTGTACCCAAATTGATATTTTTTCGGCGGGCATGTCAAAAAACCACCTCGCCTCTATAATTTCAAACCCTTTGTTCATCAGCGTCGCCGAATCTATGGTTATTTTCTCTCCCATTTTCCATGTGGGGTGGCAGAGGGCGTCGGCGACCGTAACCTTTTCCAGGTCTTTTTTCGGGGTTTTGCGAAACGGTCCACCCGATGCCGTTATAATGATCCGTTTAAGAAATTCGCGGTCCTTTTCAAGAAGCGTCTGGAAAACGGCGCTATGCTCGCTGTCCACGGGGAGGAGTGTGACGTCCTGGTTTTTTGCCTCGGAAATAAGAAGTCCTCCTGCGACCACAAGAGATTCTTTGTTTGCTATACCAACGTTTCTTCCGGCCCGTATTGCAGACAGTGTAGGCAGAAGCCCTGGGAAACCTACCATGGAGGATATAACCAGATCGCAATCGCCTTCCGTAGCAACTGCGATATTTCCCTCGTCTCCGTAATATATCTGTGTTTTCGGACCGGCGATTTTCCTGAGTCGTTCCGAGTCGTCCTTTCGGGTAACCGATACGATCTTCGGGGCGAATTCCGTTATCTGTTCTGCAAGAAGATCAATGTTTTTTCCCGCACAAAGGCCCGTTACCTCGAACCTTTCGGGAAATCTTCGTACTATTTCAAGGGTCTGCGACCCGATCGAGCCGGTTGATCCGAGTATGGATATTTTTTTCAATCTAGCGCCCTTTCTCCCGTATCTGCTCTCCTGTCAGTCCGAACCTTCTTTCCCTGTTACGGTAATTGGCGATGGCCTTTAGCAGATGCCTTCTTCTGAAATTCGGCCAGAGTGTCTTCGTGACGTATATTTCGGCATAGGCCAGTTGCCACAGCAGAAAGTTTGAAAGTCTCATTTCTCCCCCGGTCCTTATGAGCAGATCCGGTTCAGGCAGGCCGGAGGTATAGAGATATTCCTGAAAATCCTTCTCGGAAATCGGTTTTTTCTTTCCCTCCTCGATTATGCTGTTCACGGCGTTGATTATCTCCTCCCTGCCCCCGTAGCTAAGAGCCAGGGTTATCGTCAGGGAGTCGCACTTTTCCGTCATTTTCATCACGCGCCCGAGAAGCTCACGTATGTCTTTGGGGAGGTTCGAGAGATTACCGATCGCGTTTAGCCTGGTGTTCTGCGCAAGCAGCTTATCGCCTTCATTTGAGAGATACTGCCTTAAAAGATCCATTAGGGCGAGAACCTCTCCCCCCGGCCTCTTCCAGTTTTGGGCGGAGAATGCGTAAAGAGTTAAATATTCTATCCCGATCTCCCGCGCGGCACGGACCACCGATTTTGCAGACTTTATTCCTTCCCTGTGACCGATCATCCTGTCGAGATTCTTTCGCTTCGCCCATCTTCCGTTGCCGTCCATTATTATGACAACGTGTCTGGGGATAGGACCCGGTGTGGAAATGTTACGGTTTTTCTGCATTACGAGACATTGTTTGAGAGCTTCGCTGACAACCGTCGCTTCAGCTCGCCGCCCGATAGATGTAAGAAACGGGATATGCGATCAGAACGACCGTAGCAATTACCACCATGGCCACGATCAGGGCGACCGGGTATATGAGAAGTGCCCCCAGGTAGAAAAGGGCTCTTTTCAGCGGAACCCACTCCCGGGATGCTTCGGGAAGGTCGGAAACGCAGCTTTTGACAAATCCTGATATTATTCCAGTAAAAAGTGTGGAC contains:
- a CDS encoding 1-deoxy-D-xylulose-5-phosphate reductoisomerase gives rise to the protein MKKISILGSTGSIGSQTLEIVRRFPERFEVTGLCAGKNIDLLAEQITEFAPKIVSVTRKDDSERLRKIAGPKTQIYYGDEGNIAVATEGDCDLVISSMVGFPGLLPTLSAIRAGRNVGIANKESLVVAGGLLISEAKNQDVTLLPVDSEHSAVFQTLLEKDREFLKRIIITASGGPFRKTPKKDLEKVTVADALCHPTWKMGEKITIDSATLMNKGFEIIEARWFFDMPAEKISIWVHPQSIVHSILEYVDGSFITHLSASDMKIPIAQALSYPERLDLGRPDASPDDLSDITFEKLDTDKFEAPAIAIECLRMGGTYPTVLNAANEVAVTAFLDETIKFTDIIPIVRETLERHDKLDSGCLDNILEADRWSRSTAGSIMESLLS
- the rseP gene encoding RIP metalloprotease RseP produces the protein MTTILAFIFVIGILVFFHELGHFLLAKRSNIRVEKFSLGFGPKLVSFVRGETEYLISALPLGGYVKMYGEGKEDNVIVESVADTESPLASGDRITGIKGFSLEQYGSWEKLLYALKSDPHQEKELEVERDGKVYTLTVSGSALYNIEAYYEKDYHRGFSGKSLTDRFLVVIAGPAMNFIIPFFFMPLVFMFGISVSGYLEDPPDITYVRKDSPAHLSGFAAGDRILSINGKEVKDWKDVNVAVHSNPDSLLEFKVRTGSETRTLTLFAEAGSDGRVETGFARPIEATIAEVAEDRPAWRAGIRPGDSIKAIDGVEVTDWNHMSDIIAESRGKELDFTIERGEEKMHFRLAAEMQEDIERYIIGITPSTDRVLKKYGFFESLSRGIAEAARMTVEITILFFGFLFKLVTGKIALATAGKTVAGPLLIAKVSGDVAQSGISNLLQFTSLISINLALINLLPIPMLDGGHLLYLAIEKIKRKPLSIKTLEITQRIGFSFLIFIMAAALYNDIMRMREDIFSQFGRILDLFR
- the uppS gene encoding polyprenyl diphosphate synthase, which produces MQKNRNISTPGPIPRHVVIIMDGNGRWAKRKNLDRMIGHREGIKSAKSVVRAAREIGIEYLTLYAFSAQNWKRPGGEVLALMDLLRQYLSNEGDKLLAQNTRLNAIGNLSNLPKDIRELLGRVMKMTEKCDSLTITLALSYGGREEIINAVNSIIEEGKKKPISEKDFQEYLYTSGLPEPDLLIRTGGEMRLSNFLLWQLAYAEIYVTKTLWPNFRRRHLLKAIANYRNRERRFGLTGEQIREKGR
- a CDS encoding toll/interleukin-1 receptor domain-containing protein, producing MSTPEAFISYSWDDDDHKDWVAKLATELRNDGVDTILDQWHTVLGDQLPSFMEKEIRENDYVLIICTPNYKLKSDERKGGVGYEGDMMTAELLNKGNHRKFIPVLARGTWEESAPTWLKGKFYVDLSTEKMYRKNYPDLTATLLGTRHVAPPLRKSSQPVHSKPPADTLLNESVKILGVIVDEVTEPKLDGTRGSALYIVPFLLNRVPSLLWSEIFIDTWNRPPSFTTMHRPGIASVQGAKIILNGTTIEEVKRYHRDTLVDCVNVVNQEEKKLLERKRREQELRRQQVEEHRKRVKDASEDLSFD
- a CDS encoding nuclear transport factor 2 family protein; translated protein: MAVEKDSEEILSINSLFYEALGTRNLELMGEIWVKDSRSGCVHPGWTALRNWEAIRQSWESVFDPEDQVDISISNVTVDISDNIAWVTCLQEMVYIKRDPVMFNLSQSTNIFEKQDGRWLMIFHHASPIPVRGYEPDKKTIQ